DNA from Fibrobacter sp.:
TAGCGGTAGAACTGGACCTGCAGTTCTGTGCGGTGACTTTCCAGGTGTCCCGTGGAATCGATTCGACCTTTCCAGTCTATGTAGCCGTGAGGTGTGAGGTCTGGGCGGGTCGGGGCTTTCGCGGACTTCTTGCCGCTGGAAATTTTCCCTAGGGTGGAGCCTGCGCGGGTCTTGCCACTAGCCGTTTCGTCGCAGGGCTCTTGGGCGTAAGTCTGTGCAAGGAGGCAGGCCTCCTCTTGGTTGCCTTCTTCTAGCAGGTCCAGGATTTCGGTAGCTTCTTCGGCGGTAATGATTCCGTTGTCCCACCAGTCGAAAACCTTCGATTCGCCTAGCGGGGCGGCAAGAACGACCCCAGCCAGGGCAAAAAGTGCCGTCGCAATGACGGATGAGCGCAGGACTCCAGCTTCTTTTTCGTGTCTATCTTTGGACAAAATAAGCCTCCTCTATGTATAGACTTATTTTTGTTCCGAAAAGTGCCTAAGTTTTTTTATTTTTTCAATATGGCAAGTTCAAACTGGTCCAAGAAGCCTTTTTCTGCAGGGTCCAATTCCGGCGTGGCGCGGCAACCTTCCCGTAATGCCTCTGCCGCAGGTCGTGACTTTGTGCCCCACCTGAAGGCGCCCCGTACCGACTTTCCGCTGTTTAACGGTAAGCGGGTGAAGCCCTCGATTGAGGGACTGGACAAGCTCCTGCACTATTACGGTGTAGAACTCCAGCCCGAGACCTTGAAGCAGATTTGGGAGTTCCACCAGTTGTTGCGGGCCAACAACGACGACCAAGACCTGACCCGCCTAAACGCTTTCGAGACCATGGTGGAGCGGCACTATGCCGACTGCACGCTTATAAACGCCTATGTGCCCAAGTGGCCCGCCCGCATGATCGACGTGGGGAGCGGCGCCGGTTTTCCGGGAATTCCTCTGAAAATCGTGAATCCGGGGATTCGTCTTACGCTTTGTGAACCCCGGCCCAACCGCATCAACTTC
Protein-coding regions in this window:
- the rsmG gene encoding 16S rRNA (guanine(527)-N(7))-methyltransferase RsmG, with protein sequence MKPSIEGLDKLLHYYGVELQPETLKQIWEFHQLLRANNDDQDLTRLNAFETMVERHYADCTLINAYVPKWPARMIDVGSGAGFPGIPLKIVNPGIRLTLCEPRPNRINFLNMVIEKMGLKGIDVFGHKVTSRSMTIPVDGVISRAFELMEKTLPRIANSLKVGGRVFFMKGPAVADELKTFHPEDYGYKFVGKHFYTIPNSTQERALIVLERVE